AAAAAAGATTTAACAGATAAGATAGAAAAAGCAACTAAAACATTAAAAACAGAAATAACTGCAAATAATGGAGAAGAAGCAAATAAAACTAAAGGTCCAGTAACATTAACATCTAAAAAATCAGATGCAGGGCATAATATTTATGATATAAGCTTAGCTACAACACAATTAAAATCTAGTGAAGGTGGAAAGATAGAAACACCTAATTCAGAAGATTCTAAAAAGGTAGCAAATGCAGGAGAAGTAGCTAAAGCAATAAATGCTTTAGGAAATAATACATTATCATTTGGTGCAGACAAAGGCAATACAGAAGCACAAAGCTTAAACAAAAATGGAGGACTTAAGTTTGCAATTAAAGGAACAGATTACATTAAGACAGAAGCAAAAGGAAATGAAGTTAGTGTAGATCTAACAGATAAGACTAAAAAAGATATAGAAAAGGGAGTATCAGCAAATAGTGGAGTAGCAAATGCTGTAGCAATGGCAAACCTACCACAAATAAATGGAAAAGGACATAACATAGCAGGATCATATGGTTACTATAACGGAGAACATGCATTTGCATTAGGACTATCAGGAACAAATGAAAAAGTAAATCTAACATATAGAGCAAGTGGATCATTAAATACAAGAGGGAACATATCATTAGGAGCAGGATTAGGTTATCAATTTGATAATATAAGCAAAAGAAATAAAGAACTACTAACACTAAAAAGAAATGGAAACATTAACTTGCTTGATGAGAAGGTATATGAGTTAGAAAAACAATTTAATGAAATGAAAAATAAGTTAAAAGATGAAATAAAGGAATTGAAATTTAAATTCTCTGAATTAGAAAAACTAGTTAAAATAATGAATAGAAGATAAGTGTAAGGTCAGTGCAAAATCTGACCTTTTTTCTATTCAAGATATAGATTATTTGATATAATAGTGATTAATAGAGCTTTACTGTTTTTAAATTATCAAAATAAAAGTTGAACATATTTTACAAAAAAACATATAAAAATTTTCCATATGAAAATAAAAATTGAGGATATACTTTAGTAGAATATAAAACATATAGGAGGAAGATGTATGGTTATTAATGTAAGAAGTGAAATCAACACTTTAAAAAAAGTATTGTTACACAGACCTGGTAAAGAATTATTAAATTTAACACCAGATACGTTAGAAAGATTATTATTTGATGATGTACCTTTCTTGAAAGTTGCACAAGCAGAGCATGACAGATTTGCTGAGATTTTAAGAGAAAACGGAGTTGAAGTTGTATACTTAGAAGACTTAGTAGCTGAAACTTTAGATAGTTCTCATGAATTGAAAGTTCAATTTTTAAAACAATTCATCGAAGAAGGTGGAGTACAACTAGAAGTGTATAAAGAAGCTTTATTAAACTTTTTCTTAAGCTATACAGACACTAAAGAAATGGTTCTTAAAACTATGGAAGGTGTAAATATGGCAGAACTTAAAGTTCCTAGAAAAGATCTAGTTAGTTATTTAGATGATCCATCTGAATTAATTTTAGATCCTATGCCTAATTTATACTTTACAAGAGATCCGTTTGCATCAACACAAAATGGAGTAATCTTAAATAGAATGTATTCAGTAACTAGAAATAGAGAAACTATTTATGCTTACTATGTGTTCCATTATCATCCAGAATATAAAGGAAAAGTTACTTTCTTCTATGACAGAACTAATCCTTTCCATATTGAAGGTGGAGATGTGTTAAACATTAACGATAAGGTATTAGCTATAGGAATTTCTCAAAGAACTGAAGCAGCAGCTATAGATTTAGCAGCTAAGACTTTATTATTTGATGAAGCAAATTCTCATATAGAAACAATACTTGCATTTAGAATTGCAGAAAGTAGAGCATGGATGCATTTAGATACAGTATTTACTCAAATAGATCATGACAAATTCAGTGTACATCCTGCAATTTTAGGACCATTAGAGGTATTTGAATTAAGAAGAGATGGTAATGATGTTAAAGTTACTCCTAAAGAAGGTAAACTTGAAGATATCTTAGCAGAATACATGGGAACTAAAGTTACATTGATACCTTGTGGTGGTGGAGATAGAATAGCTGCTGAAAGAGAACAATGGAATGATGGATCAAATACTTTATGTATAGCTCCAGGTAAAGTTATAGTTTATGAAAGAAATGATGTAACTAATGATTTATTAAGAAAACATGGTATTAATGTTATTGAAATGCCAAGTGCCGAATTATCAAGAGGACGTGGAGGTCCTAGATGTATGTCTATGCCTTTAGTAAGAGAAGAAAATTAATATAAATAGATAATGTATAAAGAAAGAGAAGGAGATTTATATGCCAAAGAATTTACAAGGGAAACACTTTTTAAAATTATTAGATTTTAGTACAGAAGAAGTTAGATATTTAATAGATTTATCTAAAAAATTTAAAGAATTAAAATTAACTCGTACACCACATAGATATTTAGAAGGGAAAAACATAGTATTATTATTTGAAAAAACTTCTACAAGAACTAGATGTGCATTTGAAGTTGCAGGAATGGATTTAGGAATGGGAGTTACTTATCTTGATCCAGGATCTTCTCAAATGGGTAAA
The genomic region above belongs to Streptobacillus moniliformis DSM 12112 and contains:
- the arcA gene encoding arginine deiminase yields the protein MVINVRSEINTLKKVLLHRPGKELLNLTPDTLERLLFDDVPFLKVAQAEHDRFAEILRENGVEVVYLEDLVAETLDSSHELKVQFLKQFIEEGGVQLEVYKEALLNFFLSYTDTKEMVLKTMEGVNMAELKVPRKDLVSYLDDPSELILDPMPNLYFTRDPFASTQNGVILNRMYSVTRNRETIYAYYVFHYHPEYKGKVTFFYDRTNPFHIEGGDVLNINDKVLAIGISQRTEAAAIDLAAKTLLFDEANSHIETILAFRIAESRAWMHLDTVFTQIDHDKFSVHPAILGPLEVFELRRDGNDVKVTPKEGKLEDILAEYMGTKVTLIPCGGGDRIAAEREQWNDGSNTLCIAPGKVIVYERNDVTNDLLRKHGINVIEMPSAELSRGRGGPRCMSMPLVREEN